One window of Flavobacterium ammonificans genomic DNA carries:
- the aat gene encoding leucyl/phenylalanyl-tRNA--protein transferase → MHYLTNELVFPPVATASEDGFLAIGGDLSSDRLVLAYKSGIFPWFEAGDPILWWSPNPRMVLFFDDLVVSKSMRNILNRNTFKVTFNQDFRGVISNCQKINREGQQGTWITNEMIEAYCKLNELGIAKSVEVWQDDELVGGLYGVDLGTIFCGESMFSKVANASKVAFINWSRHLKANNYKLLDCQIYNPHLESLGCREIARDEFIEILKS, encoded by the coding sequence ATGCATTACCTCACTAATGAATTAGTATTTCCTCCCGTTGCTACAGCTAGCGAAGACGGCTTTTTAGCTATTGGTGGAGACTTATCCTCGGATCGATTAGTATTGGCATACAAAAGTGGTATTTTCCCTTGGTTTGAAGCGGGTGATCCTATATTGTGGTGGTCGCCCAATCCCAGAATGGTATTATTTTTTGATGATTTAGTAGTTTCCAAAAGTATGCGAAACATTTTAAATCGAAACACATTTAAAGTAACCTTTAATCAAGATTTTAGAGGTGTGATTTCCAATTGTCAAAAAATTAATAGAGAAGGGCAACAAGGAACTTGGATTACCAATGAGATGATTGAAGCCTATTGTAAGTTAAATGAATTAGGCATAGCCAAATCGGTTGAGGTATGGCAAGACGATGAACTAGTTGGTGGTTTGTACGGAGTTGACTTAGGAACTATTTTCTGTGGAGAAAGTATGTTTTCAAAAGTAGCCAATGCTTCTAAAGTAGCTTTTATTAATTGGTCACGCCATTTAAAAGCAAATAATTATAAGTTGTTGGATTGCCAAATTTACAATCCGCATTTAGAAAGTTTAGGTTGTCGTGAAATCGCAAGAGATGAATTCATTGAAATTTTGAAAAGCTGA
- the rplM gene encoding 50S ribosomal protein L13 codes for MNTLSYKTISANKATVSKEWIVVDADGHNLGRLASKVAMILRGKYKPSYTPHVDCGDNVIVINAEKINLTGNKLDEKTYIRHTGYPGGQRTLTAKVLQSKNPALLVEKAVKGMLPKNKLGAELFRNLNVVVGSEHKQGAQKPKTVNLNDLK; via the coding sequence GTGAACACATTAAGCTACAAGACAATTTCAGCTAACAAAGCCACTGTATCAAAAGAGTGGATTGTTGTTGATGCTGATGGTCATAACTTAGGTCGTCTTGCTTCAAAAGTCGCTATGATTTTGAGAGGTAAATACAAGCCAAGTTATACACCGCACGTGGACTGTGGAGATAACGTAATCGTTATTAACGCAGAGAAAATCAACCTTACAGGTAACAAATTGGATGAGAAAACATACATCCGTCACACTGGTTACCCTGGAGGACAAAGAACTTTGACTGCAAAAGTATTGCAATCAAAAAACCCAGCTTTATTAGTAGAAAAAGCTGTAAAAGGAATGTTACCTAAAAACAAATTAGGAGCTGAACTTTTTAGAAATTTAAATGTTGTTGTAGGTTCTGAGCACAAACAAGGCGCTCAAAAACCGAAAACTGTTAACCTAAACGATCTTAAGTAA
- the rpsI gene encoding 30S ribosomal protein S9 yields MGVIHKIGRRKTAVARVYVSEGTGVITVNKKEFATYFPTATLQYKVLQPMSMTENANNFDVKVNVYGGGSTGQAEAVRMALARVMCEVNAENRAILKPEGLLTRDPRMVERKKFGQKKARKRFQFSKR; encoded by the coding sequence ATGGGAGTTATTCACAAAATCGGTAGAAGAAAAACCGCTGTTGCACGTGTTTATGTTTCGGAAGGAACAGGAGTAATCACTGTAAACAAAAAAGAATTCGCAACTTACTTTCCAACTGCTACTTTACAGTACAAAGTGTTACAACCAATGTCAATGACAGAGAACGCTAACAATTTTGACGTAAAAGTAAATGTTTATGGAGGTGGTTCAACTGGTCAAGCAGAAGCTGTAAGAATGGCATTAGCACGTGTAATGTGTGAAGTAAATGCTGAAAACAGAGCTATCTTGAAACCAGAAGGTTTATTAACTAGAGACCCTAGAATGGTTGAACGTAAGAAATTCGGTCAGAAGAAAGCTCGTAAGAGATTCCAATTCTCTAAACGTTAA
- the tsf gene encoding translation elongation factor Ts, whose amino-acid sequence MATITAADVNKLRTITGAGMMDCKKALVEADGDFDLAIENLRKKGQKVAANRSDRESTEGAVIAVVNDAKTSGVVISLNCETDFVGKNESFVKLAQELAALALNFDSKEAFLATDFHGITVADKLIEQTGVIGEKIEISSFERLEGAFVGSYIHAGNKIATLVSLSANVAGAEEAARNVAMQAAAMNPIALNEAGVDAAVIEKEIEIAKEQLRAEGKPEAMLENISKGKIQRFYKDNTLVNQDYIKDGAMNVAAYVKSVDANLTVTGFKRAALG is encoded by the coding sequence ATGGCAACAATTACTGCTGCAGACGTAAATAAATTAAGAACAATCACAGGTGCAGGTATGATGGACTGTAAAAAAGCCTTGGTTGAAGCTGACGGAGATTTTGATTTAGCTATCGAGAACTTACGTAAAAAAGGACAAAAAGTAGCAGCTAACCGTTCTGATAGAGAATCTACAGAAGGTGCTGTTATCGCTGTTGTAAACGACGCCAAAACATCAGGTGTTGTTATCTCATTAAACTGTGAAACTGACTTCGTTGGTAAAAACGAATCTTTCGTGAAATTGGCACAAGAATTAGCTGCTTTAGCTTTGAACTTTGATTCTAAAGAAGCATTCTTAGCAACTGATTTCCACGGAATCACTGTAGCTGACAAATTAATCGAGCAAACAGGAGTAATAGGAGAAAAAATTGAAATCAGTTCTTTCGAAAGATTAGAAGGAGCCTTCGTTGGTTCTTACATCCACGCTGGAAACAAAATCGCTACTTTAGTTTCATTATCTGCTAATGTTGCTGGAGCTGAAGAAGCTGCTAGAAACGTAGCTATGCAAGCTGCTGCTATGAACCCAATTGCTTTGAACGAAGCTGGTGTTGATGCTGCTGTTATTGAAAAAGAAATTGAAATCGCAAAAGAGCAATTGAGAGCTGAAGGAAAACCAGAAGCAATGTTGGAAAACATTTCTAAAGGAAAAATCCAACGTTTTTACAAAGACAATACATTAGTAAACCAAGATTATATCAAAGATGGTGCTATGAATGTTGCTGCTTACGTAAAATCAGTAGATGCTAACTTGACTGTTACAGGATTTAAAAGAGCTGCTTTAGGATAA
- a CDS encoding ribonucleoside-diphosphate reductase subunit alpha, which produces MYVVKRDGHKEPVMFDKITDRIKKLCYGLNDLVDAVKVAMRVIEGLYDGVTTSELDNLAAETAASMTIAHPDYAQLAARIAISNLHKNTNKSFSETMNEMYHYVNPRTNQASPLLSEEVHKVIQENAEFLNSHIIYNRDFNYDYFGFKTLERSYLLRINGKIVERPQHMLMRVSVGIHMNDLDSVIETYDLMSKKFFTHATPTLFNAGTPKPQMSSCFLLAMQDDSIDGIYDTLKQTAKISQSAGGIGLSIHNVRATGSYIRGTNGTSNGIVPMLRVFNDTARYVDQGGGKRKGSFAIYIETWHADIFDFLDLKKNTGKEEMRARDLFFAMWTSDLFMKRVQEDTTWTLMCPNECPGLYDVYGDEFEALYTSYETQGKGRKTIKARELWEKILESQIETGTPYMLYKDAANRKSNQKNLGTIRSSNLCTEIMEYTSKDEIAVCNLASISLPMFVENGSFNHQLLFDVTKRVTRNLNKVIDRNYYPVKEAENSNLRHRPVGLGVQGLADAFIMLRLPFTSDEAKKLNQEIFETLYFAAVTASMEMAKEEGPYSTFKGSPISQGEFQHNLWGMKDEELSGRWDWASLRKEVVEHGVRNSLLVAPMPTASTSQILGNNEAFEPYTSNLYTRRVLSGEFIVVNKHLLHDLVERGLWNESLKQQIMRENGSVQNIDVIPKDLKELYKTVWEMSMKDIIDMSRHRGYFIDQSQSLNLFMQDANYSKLTSMHFYAWQSGLKTGMYYLRTKSAVDAIKFTVNNDKKQEPEAVVELEVKEQPVAVVNEAVEMTAEEYRAMIEQARNAGPEDCEMCGS; this is translated from the coding sequence ATGTATGTAGTAAAAAGAGACGGCCATAAAGAGCCGGTAATGTTTGACAAAATCACAGATAGAATTAAAAAACTATGTTATGGTTTAAATGATTTAGTTGATGCTGTAAAAGTAGCAATGCGTGTGATTGAAGGATTGTATGACGGTGTTACTACATCAGAACTAGATAATCTTGCGGCCGAAACCGCAGCGTCGATGACGATAGCACATCCAGATTATGCACAGTTAGCAGCGCGTATTGCAATTTCTAACTTGCACAAAAATACCAACAAATCATTCTCTGAAACGATGAATGAGATGTACCATTATGTTAATCCTAGAACCAACCAGGCTTCTCCTTTATTGTCAGAAGAAGTTCATAAAGTAATCCAAGAAAATGCCGAATTTTTAAATTCGCATATCATTTACAATAGAGATTTTAATTACGATTACTTCGGATTTAAAACTTTAGAGCGTTCGTATTTGTTGCGTATCAACGGAAAAATTGTAGAGCGTCCACAACATATGTTGATGCGTGTTTCGGTAGGAATCCACATGAATGATTTGGATTCAGTGATTGAAACGTACGACTTAATGTCGAAAAAATTCTTTACGCATGCCACGCCAACATTGTTCAATGCGGGTACACCAAAACCACAAATGTCTTCTTGTTTCCTCTTGGCGATGCAAGACGACAGTATTGATGGAATTTACGATACCTTAAAACAAACCGCTAAAATCTCGCAATCGGCAGGAGGAATTGGATTGTCAATTCACAATGTGCGTGCAACAGGTTCTTACATTCGTGGAACTAACGGAACTTCAAACGGAATTGTTCCTATGTTGAGAGTGTTTAACGATACGGCTCGTTATGTAGATCAAGGAGGAGGAAAGCGTAAAGGAAGTTTTGCGATTTATATCGAAACTTGGCATGCTGATATTTTTGATTTCTTGGATTTGAAAAAGAATACAGGAAAAGAAGAAATGCGTGCGAGAGATTTATTCTTTGCAATGTGGACGTCAGACTTGTTCATGAAACGTGTGCAAGAAGATACTACCTGGACCTTAATGTGTCCAAACGAATGTCCTGGATTGTATGATGTATATGGAGACGAATTTGAAGCGTTGTATACTTCATATGAAACTCAAGGTAAAGGTAGAAAAACGATTAAAGCTCGTGAATTATGGGAAAAAATCCTAGAATCTCAAATTGAGACTGGAACCCCATACATGTTATATAAAGATGCGGCCAACCGTAAATCAAACCAAAAGAATTTAGGAACAATCCGTTCGTCTAACTTGTGTACCGAGATTATGGAGTACACTTCTAAAGATGAAATTGCGGTATGTAACTTGGCTTCGATTTCGTTACCAATGTTTGTTGAAAACGGAAGTTTCAATCACCAATTGTTGTTTGATGTTACTAAGCGTGTGACTCGCAACTTGAATAAAGTAATTGATAGAAATTACTATCCTGTAAAAGAAGCAGAAAATTCTAATTTACGTCACCGTCCAGTAGGTCTTGGTGTGCAAGGATTAGCAGATGCTTTCATCATGTTGCGTTTACCATTTACAAGTGATGAAGCTAAAAAATTAAACCAAGAAATCTTCGAAACATTATACTTTGCTGCAGTTACTGCTTCAATGGAAATGGCTAAAGAAGAAGGCCCATATTCTACTTTCAAAGGATCTCCAATATCTCAAGGAGAATTCCAACACAACCTTTGGGGAATGAAAGACGAAGAGTTATCTGGTCGTTGGGATTGGGCATCGTTACGAAAAGAAGTGGTAGAACACGGAGTTAGAAACTCATTGTTAGTTGCGCCAATGCCAACGGCTTCTACTTCTCAAATTTTAGGTAACAACGAAGCTTTTGAACCATATACTTCTAACTTGTACACTCGTCGTGTATTGTCAGGAGAATTCATTGTAGTAAACAAGCATTTATTACATGATTTAGTAGAGCGTGGCTTATGGAACGAATCGTTGAAACAGCAAATCATGCGTGAAAATGGATCTGTTCAAAACATTGATGTGATTCCGAAAGATTTGAAAGAATTGTACAAAACCGTTTGGGAAATGTCAATGAAAGATATTATCGATATGTCACGTCACAGAGGGTATTTTATTGACCAATCACAATCGTTGAACTTGTTTATGCAAGATGCGAATTATTCTAAGTTAACATCGATGCATTTCTACGCTTGGCAATCAGGTTTAAAAACAGGAATGTATTATTTAAGAACGAAATCAGCAGTAGATGCGATTAAGTTTACTGTAAACAATGATAAAAAACAAGAGCCAGAAGCAGTAGTTGAATTAGAAGTGAAGGAACAACCTGTTGCAGTAGTTAATGAAGCAGTTGAAATGACTGCCGAAGAATACAGAGCGATGATTGAACAAGCGCGTAACGCAGGTCCTGAAGATTGCGAAATGTGTGGTTCATAA
- a CDS encoding DUF3109 family protein — MFQLGKTIVSEEILERDFVCNLSACKGNCCIDGDAGAPLSEEETKILEEIYPKVKPYLRPEGIAAIEAQGTWIKGTDGDLETTLIEGKDCAYVIFDGATALCGIEQAYNEGIVSWKKPVSCHLYPIRVKDFSEFTAVNYDKWDICDDACSLGKELQVPVYKFVKEALVRKFGEDWYLELEKVATDLKK; from the coding sequence ATGTTTCAATTAGGTAAAACCATCGTTTCTGAAGAAATACTCGAAAGAGATTTTGTTTGTAATTTATCCGCTTGTAAAGGCAATTGCTGTATTGATGGCGATGCTGGCGCACCATTGAGCGAAGAAGAAACAAAAATTCTTGAGGAAATTTACCCAAAGGTAAAACCTTATTTACGTCCGGAAGGAATTGCTGCTATTGAAGCGCAAGGAACATGGATTAAGGGTACAGACGGAGATTTGGAAACTACCTTAATTGAAGGCAAAGATTGTGCCTACGTTATTTTTGATGGCGCAACGGCTTTGTGTGGAATTGAACAAGCTTACAATGAAGGAATTGTAAGTTGGAAAAAACCAGTTTCCTGTCATTTATATCCTATTCGAGTGAAAGATTTTAGCGAGTTTACTGCTGTGAATTACGACAAATGGGACATTTGTGATGACGCTTGTAGTTTGGGCAAAGAATTGCAAGTTCCAGTCTATAAATTTGTCAAAGAAGCATTAGTTAGAAAGTTTGGCGAAGACTGGTATTTGGAACTTGAAAAAGTAGCAACAGATTTAAAAAAATAG
- a CDS encoding HupE/UreJ family protein, with protein MSEFWVYFQIGLHHVLDIQAYDHVLFLMALVIPFTFKDWKKIILSVTLFTLGHTTALVFSVYKILVVKASFIEFLIPITILLTAIYNLASIGKSNKKGKINWVFLITLFFGIIHGFGFSNYFNTLLGGSSNSKLVPLLEFALGIEAAQLTVVLAVLVLAYIVQTVFKYSRRDWILVGSAFIVGVVLPMIIESEIWNQ; from the coding sequence ATGTCAGAATTTTGGGTTTACTTTCAAATTGGGTTGCATCATGTTTTAGACATTCAGGCTTACGATCATGTTTTGTTTTTGATGGCCTTAGTAATTCCTTTTACTTTTAAGGACTGGAAAAAAATTATCCTCTCGGTTACTTTATTTACTCTTGGACATACGACTGCCTTGGTTTTTTCTGTGTACAAAATTTTAGTCGTCAAGGCCAGTTTTATTGAATTTCTAATTCCAATCACGATACTCTTAACCGCTATTTATAATTTAGCCAGTATTGGAAAATCAAATAAAAAAGGAAAAATTAATTGGGTTTTTTTAATTACGCTTTTTTTTGGAATCATCCATGGATTTGGTTTTTCTAATTACTTTAATACGTTGCTAGGAGGCAGTTCCAATTCTAAATTAGTTCCTTTGTTAGAATTTGCATTAGGAATCGAAGCGGCACAATTAACAGTTGTTTTGGCTGTTTTAGTATTGGCTTATATTGTGCAAACTGTCTTTAAATACTCTAGACGCGATTGGATATTAGTAGGTTCGGCATTTATCGTCGGAGTTGTATTACCGATGATTATAGAAAGTGAAATTTGGAATCAATAA
- the rpsB gene encoding 30S ribosomal protein S2 gives MANKVEVKELLEAGVHFGHMTRKWDPNMAPYIYMERNGIHIINLYKTAAKIEEANEALKKIAASGRKILFVATKKQAKDIVAEKAKAANMPYITERWPGGMLTNFVTIRKAVKKMATIDKMKKDGTFMTLSKKERLQVDRLRAKLEKNLGSIADMSRLPAALFVVDIKAEHIAIKEAQKLNIPVFAMVDTNSDPREVDYVIPANDDASKSIDKILTLVTAAVVEGLSDRGSEKDAEEVAAPAAEVEAAVEVEAAPAAEAPATEE, from the coding sequence ATGGCAAACAAAGTTGAAGTAAAAGAATTACTAGAAGCAGGTGTTCACTTCGGACACATGACTAGAAAATGGGATCCAAACATGGCTCCTTACATTTATATGGAACGTAATGGAATCCACATTATCAATCTATATAAAACAGCAGCAAAAATCGAAGAAGCTAATGAAGCTTTGAAAAAAATCGCTGCATCAGGTAGAAAAATCTTATTCGTTGCTACCAAAAAACAAGCAAAAGATATCGTAGCTGAGAAAGCTAAAGCTGCAAACATGCCTTACATCACTGAAAGATGGCCAGGTGGAATGTTGACTAACTTCGTAACTATCCGTAAAGCTGTAAAAAAAATGGCTACTATTGATAAAATGAAGAAAGACGGAACATTCATGACTCTTTCTAAAAAAGAGCGTTTGCAAGTAGATCGTCTTCGTGCTAAATTAGAGAAAAACTTAGGTTCTATCGCTGACATGTCTAGACTACCTGCAGCCTTGTTCGTAGTTGATATCAAAGCAGAACACATCGCAATAAAAGAAGCTCAAAAATTAAACATTCCAGTTTTCGCAATGGTGGATACAAATTCAGACCCAAGAGAGGTTGATTACGTAATCCCTGCAAATGATGATGCTTCTAAATCAATCGATAAAATTTTAACTTTAGTTACTGCAGCTGTTGTTGAAGGTCTTTCTGATAGAGGATCTGAAAAAGACGCTGAAGAAGTTGCTGCTCCTGCTGCTGAAGTAGAAGCTGCTGTTGAAGTAGAAGCTGCTCCTGCTGCTGAAGCTCCAGCAACTGAAGAATAA
- a CDS encoding ribonucleotide-diphosphate reductase subunit beta encodes MSAIEPILQENKDRFVIFPIKHQDIWEWYKKQEACIWTAEEIDLHTDLNDWNNKLNDDERYFIKHILAFFAASDGIVNENLAENFVSEVQYPEAKFFYGFQIMMENIHSETYSLLIDTYVKDEAEKHELFHAIETFPAIKEKAEWALKWISSDSFAERLIAFAAVEGIFFSGSFCSIYWLKKRGLMPGLTFSNELISRDEGMHCDFAVHLHNHHLVNKVPKARITEILTDALDIERKFITESLPASLIGMNANLMTQYLEFVTDRLLVELGCERVYNSSNPFDFMDMISLQGKTNFFEKRVGEYQKAGVMNTDSEAQKITFDADF; translated from the coding sequence ATGTCTGCTATTGAACCAATTTTACAAGAAAACAAAGATCGTTTTGTTATTTTTCCAATAAAACACCAAGATATTTGGGAATGGTATAAGAAACAAGAAGCGTGTATTTGGACAGCTGAAGAAATTGACTTGCATACCGATTTGAATGATTGGAACAACAAGTTAAATGACGATGAGCGTTACTTTATCAAGCATATTTTAGCATTTTTTGCCGCTTCTGACGGAATTGTAAATGAAAATTTAGCTGAAAATTTTGTGTCTGAAGTACAATATCCTGAAGCGAAGTTTTTCTATGGTTTCCAAATCATGATGGAGAACATTCATAGCGAAACCTATTCTTTGCTGATTGATACTTATGTAAAAGACGAAGCTGAAAAACACGAATTGTTTCATGCAATAGAAACGTTTCCAGCTATTAAAGAGAAAGCAGAATGGGCTTTAAAATGGATTAGCTCTGATTCTTTTGCAGAACGTTTAATTGCTTTTGCAGCTGTAGAAGGGATTTTCTTCTCTGGATCTTTCTGTTCTATCTATTGGTTGAAAAAACGTGGTTTAATGCCTGGTTTGACATTTTCAAATGAGTTGATTTCAAGAGACGAAGGAATGCACTGTGATTTTGCAGTTCATTTGCATAACCACCATTTGGTAAACAAAGTGCCAAAAGCTAGAATCACAGAAATTTTGACTGATGCTTTGGATATCGAAAGAAAATTTATAACAGAGTCGCTTCCAGCTAGTTTGATTGGAATGAATGCCAATTTAATGACGCAATACTTGGAGTTTGTTACCGATAGACTTTTAGTAGAATTAGGTTGTGAAAGAGTGTATAATTCATCCAATCCTTTTGATTTCATGGACATGATTTCGTTACAAGGAAAAACAAATTTCTTCGAGAAACGTGTTGGTGAATATCAAAAAGCAGGAGTAATGAATACCGATTCTGAAGCTCAAAAAATTACATTCGACGCTGATTTTTAA
- a CDS encoding queuosine precursor transporter, producing MFKSKKDIVFVILAGIFITNAVVAELIGGKLIQIGPFLMSIGILPWPIVFLTTDLINEYFGEKGVRRLSILTACLIAYAFIILLLGIAIPAAKGISPVSDEQFQAVFGQSMWIIVGSIIAFLVSQLIDVTVFWFFKNKTGDTKIWLRATGSTVVSQLFDSFIVLGIAFWLPGKIDFETFMGSALTGYTFKLGIAILLTPLIYLGHRIIKNYLDSDLPA from the coding sequence ATGTTCAAATCCAAAAAAGACATCGTATTTGTAATCTTAGCAGGTATTTTCATTACCAATGCCGTGGTTGCCGAATTAATTGGGGGAAAACTAATTCAAATTGGTCCATTTTTAATGAGTATCGGAATTTTACCTTGGCCAATTGTTTTTTTAACTACAGATTTAATCAATGAATACTTTGGCGAAAAAGGCGTTCGCCGACTGTCTATTCTTACCGCTTGTTTAATCGCTTATGCTTTTATCATTTTACTACTTGGAATTGCCATTCCGGCTGCCAAAGGAATTAGCCCAGTAAGTGACGAACAATTTCAAGCTGTTTTCGGACAAAGCATGTGGATTATTGTCGGAAGTATTATAGCCTTCTTAGTTTCGCAATTAATTGACGTAACTGTTTTTTGGTTTTTCAAAAACAAGACTGGTGATACTAAGATTTGGCTTAGAGCAACAGGATCAACAGTTGTTTCACAGTTATTTGATTCATTTATTGTTTTGGGAATTGCATTTTGGCTACCTGGAAAAATTGACTTTGAAACGTTTATGGGCTCCGCATTAACAGGCTATACTTTTAAATTAGGCATAGCGATACTTTTAACGCCTTTAATTTATTTAGGACACCGAATTATAAAAAACTATTTAGATAGCGATCTACCAGCTTAA
- a CDS encoding DNA-3-methyladenine glycosylase I: MDKNRCKWCVGIPIYEAYHDHEWGVPVYDDQKLFEFLILETFQAGLSWITILKKRENFRMAFDQFDYQKIALYSETKIKELLQDSGIIRNQLKIRATITNAIAFMEVQKEFGSFSKYIWQFTDGKPIVNQPQTMKDIPSTTPLSDAISKDLKKRGFKFVGSTVVYAHMQATGMVDDHVADCWKRTN; encoded by the coding sequence ATGGATAAAAACAGATGCAAATGGTGCGTAGGCATCCCGATTTACGAAGCCTATCACGATCACGAATGGGGAGTTCCCGTTTATGACGACCAAAAATTATTTGAATTTCTAATTCTAGAAACCTTTCAAGCAGGTTTAAGTTGGATCACCATTCTGAAAAAAAGGGAAAACTTCCGTATGGCTTTTGATCAATTTGATTACCAAAAAATAGCGTTATACAGCGAAACAAAAATTAAAGAACTACTTCAAGATTCAGGCATTATTCGTAACCAATTAAAAATACGTGCAACAATAACTAATGCAATTGCTTTTATGGAAGTCCAAAAAGAATTCGGTAGTTTCAGTAAATACATTTGGCAATTTACAGATGGCAAGCCAATTGTGAATCAACCACAGACTATGAAAGACATTCCTTCTACTACTCCCCTTTCGGATGCCATTAGTAAAGATTTGAAAAAACGTGGGTTTAAATTTGTAGGTTCGACAGTAGTCTATGCTCATATGCAAGCCACCGGAATGGTAGACGATCACGTTGCTGATTGTTGGAAAAGAACTAACTAA
- a CDS encoding FAD-dependent oxidoreductase, producing the protein MNNQFDALIIGGGVSGISCALVLGSAKNKPIASNKKIGIFTHQKSSALQEAVFNNAYGIAPGKLGSELLDESTAHLSELYPHIIQIPNEKIIEIQGAFPEFTVISNKNTYQTKYIIVGVGSANTFDIKGLTEFVVPHQKSLTEKQRIQLQNTDHKVTEGIYVIGTLAGCRSQLTIAAGSGAAVATDLLTLWNDGIAVQVHDSIKKKL; encoded by the coding sequence ATGAATAATCAATTTGACGCATTAATTATTGGAGGTGGCGTTTCAGGGATATCTTGCGCACTTGTTTTAGGCTCGGCAAAAAACAAACCTATTGCCTCAAATAAAAAAATTGGAATTTTCACCCACCAAAAATCTTCCGCATTACAAGAAGCCGTTTTCAATAATGCTTATGGAATTGCTCCAGGCAAATTAGGTTCTGAATTATTAGACGAAAGTACTGCACATCTTTCTGAATTGTACCCGCATATTATTCAAATTCCAAATGAAAAAATAATTGAAATTCAAGGAGCATTTCCTGAATTTACCGTTATTTCAAATAAAAACACTTACCAGACAAAATATATAATTGTAGGTGTTGGTTCTGCCAATACATTTGATATTAAAGGTCTTACTGAATTTGTGGTGCCACACCAAAAATCTTTGACTGAAAAACAACGAATTCAACTACAAAATACCGATCATAAAGTAACTGAAGGCATCTATGTAATAGGAACTTTAGCGGGTTGTCGAAGTCAGTTGACAATTGCAGCAGGAAGTGGAGCAGCAGTAGCTACCGATTTACTAACGCTATGGAATGATGGTATAGCTGTTCAAGTACATGACAGCATTAAAAAAAAGCTATAA
- a CDS encoding deoxycytidylate deaminase: MEDKKLNKYDKAYLRIAKEWSLLSYCKRKQVGAIIVKDRMIISDGYNGTPSGFENCCEDEEGLTRWDVLHAEANAILKVARSTQSCEGATLYITLSPCKECSKLIHQSGIKRVVYHNGYRDDSGLQFLIKAGIEIEQIPVLEE, encoded by the coding sequence ATGGAAGATAAAAAATTAAACAAATACGATAAAGCGTATTTAAGGATTGCCAAAGAATGGAGTTTGTTGTCCTATTGTAAACGCAAACAAGTAGGTGCTATTATTGTAAAAGACCGCATGATTATTTCAGATGGTTACAATGGAACGCCTTCGGGTTTTGAAAATTGCTGCGAAGATGAAGAAGGTTTGACGCGTTGGGACGTTTTACATGCCGAAGCGAATGCTATTCTTAAAGTGGCACGTTCAACACAATCTTGTGAAGGAGCTACCTTGTATATCACTCTTTCTCCATGTAAAGAATGCAGTAAGTTAATTCATCAATCTGGAATTAAACGAGTAGTGTATCACAATGGATACCGTGATGATTCGGGACTTCAATTTTTAATTAAAGCCGGAATTGAAATTGAACAAATTCCTGTTTTAGAAGAATAA
- a CDS encoding MarC family protein, with protein MFEIDFREILTVGMVLFAVIDIVGSIPIIVDLRTKHGHIESEKASIVAGIIMIVFLFIGEEFLKIIGIDVHSFAVAGSFVLFFIALEMILGIRIYRDEESSSASIVPIAFPLIAGAGTMTTLLSLRSEFHTVNILIAIILNLILVYIVLKLSSRLEKMLGKNGLGVIRKAFGVVLLAIAVKLFAANVKGLFVL; from the coding sequence ATGTTCGAAATTGATTTTAGAGAAATCCTAACCGTTGGAATGGTATTATTTGCTGTAATTGACATTGTAGGTAGTATTCCAATTATAGTGGATTTACGAACAAAACACGGTCACATTGAATCTGAAAAAGCGTCAATAGTTGCAGGAATAATTATGATTGTCTTTTTATTTATTGGAGAAGAGTTTTTGAAAATTATCGGAATCGATGTCCATTCATTTGCAGTTGCAGGATCCTTTGTTTTGTTTTTCATTGCCTTGGAAATGATTTTAGGTATCCGAATTTACAGGGATGAAGAATCAAGTTCTGCCTCTATCGTGCCTATTGCCTTCCCTTTAATTGCAGGCGCAGGAACAATGACCACACTCCTTTCATTACGTTCTGAATTTCACACTGTCAATATTCTTATTGCTATTATATTGAATTTAATATTAGTCTATATAGTATTGAAATTATCATCAAGATTAGAAAAGATGCTTGGTAAAAACGGACTGGGAGTTATACGTAAAGCTTTTGGGGTAGTGCTTTTGGCTATTGCTGTTAAATTATTTGCCGCTAATGTTAAAGGTTTGTTTGTCTTATAA